The Bradyrhizobium sp. CCBAU 051011 DNA segment GCCGCCGCCGGTTTCGCCCGATCCCGGTGCGAATGCTGGTGCCCAATGTCATCACCCTGCTGGCGATCTGCGCCGGCCTGACGGCGATCCGTCTGTCGATCGAGGGGCGGATGGAGCTTGCGGTTGCCGCGATCGTGTTCGCGGCCGTGCTCGATGGCGTCGACGGGCGCATCGCCCGCATGATCAAGGGCCAGTCGAAATTCGGCGCCGAACTCGACAGCCTGGCCGATTTCGTCAATTTCGGCGTCGCGCCCGGCCTGATGCTGTATTTTTGGCAGCTACAGGAATTGAACAATGGCGGCTGGATCGCAGCGATGGTGTTTGCGATCGCAGGCGGCCTGCGCCTGGCGCGCTTCAACGCCAGTATCGACGATCCGAACAAGCCTGCCTTTGCGGCGAACTATTTCACTGGCGTGCCGGCGCCGGCCGGTGCGATCCTGGCGATGCTGCCGTTCTATCTGGCGTTTCTCGGCGTCTCGAAACCGCCGGCCACGCTGACCGCGGCCTATACGCTCCTCATCGGATTCCTGATGGTGTCGCGGCTGCCGGTCTTTTCCGGCAAGACGGTGAAAATGCGGGTGCCGCCGGAAATGGTGCTGCCGGTCTTCGTCTCCGTCGTGTTCTTCGTCGCACTGCTGATCGGCTATCCCTGGCACATCCTGTCGATCGGCTCGGTGCTCTACCTGCTGAGCCTGCCCTGGGGCTGGAAGTCCTATCGCGACCATGAGCGTAACGCCGCCGCGGCGCTGCAGCCGGCTGCGACGGCAGAAGCCGCCGCGCCGTCATCTTCCGCAGCGCCGTTTTCGCCGGCCCCTGGCGATAGCGAGGAAGAACGGCCGGCGCGGTTGAACTGAGCGCGCCCGCAACCTGATTATCTGCCATGAGCCAAAGCCGAGTTGGGTTCACGCCCAATCTCGGCTATAGGGCTTGATGGCATACGGCCTGAAAGAGCCGGGCCGAATAATCAGGAGAGACGCCGTGAATAAAGCCGTTACCGCCCCGCTGCCTGCTTCCGTCCTTGAGGCGTTGGCGCGCTATGACACGCCGACGATCTGCAATGCGATGGAGATCGTGGCGCCGGAGCGCCGCCTGATCGGCTACACCACCAAGCCGCTGGTCTGCCCGTTTCCCGATCTGCCGCCGATGGTCGGCTATGCCCGCACGGTCACGATCCGCTCGGTGCTCAAATCCACGCTTCCCGCCGACGAGCAGGCCCGCCGCCGCATCGCCTATTACGAATATGTCGGCACCGGCTTCGGTCCGCGCATCACCGTGATCCAGGATATCGACGGCGCCGATGTCGGCTATGGCGCGTTCTGGGGCGAGGTGCAGAGCAATGTGCACAAGGCGCTCGGCTGCCTCGGTGTCATCACCGACGGTTCGATCCGCGACATCCCGCAATGGGCGCCGGGCTTCCAGGCGCTGGCCGGCTCGGTCGGACCGTCGCATGCCTGGGTCCATGCCGAAC contains these protein-coding regions:
- a CDS encoding RraA family protein yields the protein MNKAVTAPLPASVLEALARYDTPTICNAMEIVAPERRLIGYTTKPLVCPFPDLPPMVGYARTVTIRSVLKSTLPADEQARRRIAYYEYVGTGFGPRITVIQDIDGADVGYGAFWGEVQSNVHKALGCLGVITDGSIRDIPQWAPGFQALAGSVGPSHAWVHAEHWGGEVRVAGMTVHSDDLIHADQHGAIVIPVDIAAKIPEAAELCGRRETPILDIARSPDFTLEKLKEALKRSAEIH
- a CDS encoding phosphatidylcholine/phosphatidylserine synthase, encoding MLIPDPKDPELRRRRFRPIPVRMLVPNVITLLAICAGLTAIRLSIEGRMELAVAAIVFAAVLDGVDGRIARMIKGQSKFGAELDSLADFVNFGVAPGLMLYFWQLQELNNGGWIAAMVFAIAGGLRLARFNASIDDPNKPAFAANYFTGVPAPAGAILAMLPFYLAFLGVSKPPATLTAAYTLLIGFLMVSRLPVFSGKTVKMRVPPEMVLPVFVSVVFFVALLIGYPWHILSIGSVLYLLSLPWGWKSYRDHERNAAAALQPAATAEAAAPSSSAAPFSPAPGDSEEERPARLN